The DNA segment CCTTCCTTCGTCTTCGTTGCCTCGGTCGGCGTTTCTACGGTGTCAAAGAATATTATCGGGTCTCACCATTGATTcgattggctctgataccaactgatgtaaTCCCGGATCACAAATCAATGGAATATCAAAGAAACACAAATCAAGAATCAAGCTGCTCAATCTTTATTAGATGAAAAGAAATCAAAAATTGCAGAACCCTAATCAATAGGATCCTTTAATACGCTCCTAACCCAAAATGTTAGGCCTGAAACTTGGAAAATAAATCTgtccaaaaataaaataaatccatccagaatttaaaaaaaaaaaaacaagacaacttatttaattaaaatagAGCAGCAACTTGGTTCGGATAAAAAGAACCAGTCATGGGCTGTCCGCACCCGGACCTGGTTCCACACTTGGGCTTCCACCATCAGAAGCCTTCAATTTAGAAGCTACTAAAGGCTCCTTAAGCTTTAAGCTTTGACTCAACATCTTCCCTAACACCTGttataagaagaagaagaagaagaagaagaagaagtatatTAAAAGTTACATATTAAAATATAACAAGCCGCAATAAGAACAGTTCTAAATCGTCCTATGTACACATCCGCAAGACAAGCCATAACGATGGAAGGAATATAGCAGGTGCCCAAGAAGTTGGTTACGTGGTTCGCTGCTTCATCTATGTCATAATGCATTACCTATCAAAATAAGTCACGAAGTTCATCGCCAATCCTAAATTTGCCATGTTTTCGAATGCAAATGTTGCTGGAGCACAAAGACAGTCGTATAATTAGCAAGTAGTAATATAATACTCTTTTTGTAATTCTTCTTTATGTTTGACCCGTTCAATTGTTTTTTATTTACATTCAACACATGCCATCTGTCATAATGCATTACCTATTAAAATAAGTCACAAAGTTCATCGCCAATCCTAAATTTGCCATGTTTTCGAATGCAAATGTTGCTGGAGCACAAAGACAGTCGTATAATTAGCAAGTAGTAATATAATACTCTTTTTGTAATTCTTCTTTATGTTTGACCCGTTCAATTGTTCTTAGCACCTCAGCCCTTCTTCTGAGGcgcatatacattaaaaataccATAAGGCGCGCCTCAGACTTgttttttggccgtttcgcctcgaggcgcaCGCCTCAAACGTTTTTTATAACCATGCTTGTCATATAACCAAAAGCAGCAGCTAACCAATGTGTTTACGACCCGTTTGTAGCTGTTATACGGCCGTAAACGCAGCCGTTTAACGGCTGCAAACGGGCCGTAAATGCAGCGGATAACCGTTGCGTTTGCAGTCGTTAAACCGCTGCGTTTACGGTCCGTACGCGGCCATTATACGGCCGTAAATGCAGCCGTTTGATGGCAGCGAACGAGCCATAAACTCAGCCGTACACCCAGATTTCTAACTCGATTGCTCCCCTTTTGGACTCACACCAAGACACACAGGGTGCTAATCCCTCGCGCCCTTTCCACCGTCATATATCACGAATACTCACACACACCAAAGTGTAATGAACCCAACACCCCCCACCCGTGAAGCTAATATACAAAACAATCTCTGACCGGTTATCCCTTTTTGATTTCATAAGACGTTCCAACTGCTTTGTTCTTCTAATTGTCggttctcttttttttttcttctcgaCAGAACAATCTCTGATACATAATCAAGAGGCTTTGATTCCTCATCAGCCATTAAGGTTGATAATACCTAATAAAAACATAAAGATATATAAGAAATTCTGCCTAAGAAATTTTGACCTAATAAAAGCATAAAGATATATAAGAAATTCTACCTAAGAAATTTTGTCTATGTCCCTAAATATACCATAATAGAGAATAAgagttaaaaaaaatatgttattacaTTTGGTTGCTTTCAATCTGAATATAACAGGCGGGATTACGATTCTACTTCCTAATcacatatacataaaaaaaaaaaaaaaaaattaactgctGATGCATATATCTAGCCTAATCATAATTAAAACTTTTAATTGTTATGATGTCATGATCACACTTGCCAAGATTGTAAGTTTATAATGGACTTAAAGAAGTACAGCAACATACCATCAACTATGTCTTTGGTTTTGTAAATGAATGTGCCAAAAAGGATTGTCACAAAGCCACACAGTTTTGTTATAATCTGAGAAGGATTTtaccatagttgttaatagcgaatagcgacaaatagtgACCGCTAtattataaatagcgatacactagaaaaagaattatGAGAacttttatatgtatattacatcaaaatatCGTGGTATATATCCTGGTAtattataaatagcgatacactagaaaaagataGGTGTATTTCATAGTATTTACTAACAATATTTACGTGTTTGTAGTCAATCACTACTTGTGAGCTTATATGGTCATTCGACGATTCCTTCCCCAACATGATTTTAGGACATGGGCAAGCTTATACGTCTTATGAAGCCTGAGGAAGTAATAGATATGGGTAGTACACGAGGAAAATTTATTCAATGGCCTAGAAAAGCTATAAAGGTATATTCTTTACAAAAATGTAGTCGTATATTACTTTATTTATTGTTATATTAACAATATTTGTTTATGATACAACTTTTAAACACCGATTCTCGTCAACAATCAAATGCTCATCATCAGCAACCAACCGATTATTCTGAGTGTTATATGTCAGCTCCGGTAATTTTTTTATAACTAATAATTTACATACatttgaaataaaatatattttctttgcTAGTGTAGTTTGACGAAGGGCACCTGACATTTCAAGGACACATGGAATTTCAAGAAAAAGTAAACACTAGAGTGAGTTTTATGGATTTGCTAATCACTTTattctatctctctctctctatatatatatatatacatatatagagaaagtataatgtacttcacgccttaacgtacttcacgaaatatataacatgcgtagttatttttttgaccaaaataacgtgcgtgattttggatcccatgcgtgattttgtggtcccatgcgtgattaataTGTTCCATGCGTAGTtatttttttgaccaaaataacgtgcgtgaagtatgttaacctttctctacatacatatatatatatatatatatatatatatatatatatatatatatatatatatatatatatatatatatatatatatatatatatatatatatatatatagggagccgctagaatgaaaaccaccccgagttgtaagaaccgcgagaactacaccccacgggtgggcgttcaccatgatttttttttacaactagatgtgtgtattataaacacagccgtaaaaaaaaattttaaacgccgcggccgagggggtagttttttacaccacaagtttggtgttcttaatttttttttcttttttcttttttttttcaccaaacttgtggtgtaaaaaactaccctctcggccgcggcgtttaaaatttttttttacggctgtgtttataatacacacatctagttgtaaaaaaaaaatcatggtgaacgcccacctgtggggtgtagttctcgcggttcttacaactcgaggtggttctcattctagcagccccatatatatatatatatatatatatatatatatatatatatatatatatatatatatataggacaaagatccgttaggaaccaccctttattgcgagaaccgcgagaaccagtgtgaacacaaacagtaatagctaaaaaaatctaaaaaacacccaaaaatttttttttattttttactattttttatataaaaatcgctacttttagtatccaaaaaaaaaaaaaattttttttttaaaaaaaaaaaatttttttttttggctacaaaaagtagcgatttgaacataaaaaatagtaaaaaaataaaaaaaaaattttagatttttttttgattttttatgatttttttagattttttaggttttttgggggtttagtttttagcattttagcttggggggggggggtgggggggtttaggtttttggggggtgggggggggtttaggtttttggggggtgggggaggggggtttaggttttggggggggggggttaggttttttgagggttttagtttttagcatttagcttggggggggtggggggtttaggtttttggggggtggggggtgggggttaggttttttttaggttttttgagggttttagtttttagcatttagcttgggggggggggttaggttttgggggggggggggttaggttttttttttgggggggggggggggtggggggtttaggtttttggggggtgggggggtgggggttaggtttttttagggtttttttaggtttttttagctattttagcttgtgttcacattggttctcgcggttctcgcaataaaggtggttctcgcatgaaccttaccctaaaAAAGGGTGTAGTTCCATGGTGTTATGTAGTTCATCTTTATTTTGATTTTGGTGTTACCTTGGTGTTATATCGGTTAAGGTTTTTAGTTTGGGTTTGTTTTGGTATTTGTTCATGGTGTTTTTATCATGGTGTTAAAACTAGTGTTCATTTAAATGATGGTGTTATAATGGTGTTATAACACTGTAATGGTGTTATAACACCAaggtggtttttttttttcaaatggtgTTATATGTAGTTTATGTTTAGTTTTATTTGGTGTTATATAGGTTTAGGGTGTTTAGTTTGCTTACTTTTGGTATTTGGTCAGGGTGTTTGTCTTAAATGGTCTTATAAATCTTAAATGGTGTTATAAACATGTTTGTGTAGTTATATTTGGTGTTTTATGGAGTTTTTATCAGGTGTTTTTTGAATGGTGTTATAAATAGGTATGGTGTTATTTATACTGCAATTTCATATGGGGTGTTATTTATCATGCCGATTTATATGAAGGGTGTTATTTAATAGAGTGTCAGTGCTACTATGGTGTTATGTAGGGTGCTATTTATCTAGGATCTGTTAATTTACATGTTGATTTAGCTTTAGTGTGTTATTTCTCTACGATTACATATGAAGGGTGTTATTTATCATGCTGATCTATAAGAAGAGTGTTATTATGGTCATTGCAACAATGGTATTATGTATATGAATTAGGTGATGCAGTATTTTAAATATAGTTTTTAATTATTTCTATAGTCAAGTCAAGCCATCGGCTTAGGGGCAAAATGTATAAATCACGTTTCAAAAACACGATTGACAGACCATTGGTATGTAGTGACTCAGAAACGTCAAATAAGGACGACAAAGGTAATCCAAATGTAgtttaaattataaagaaatcaAAAACAATAAAGTATGATTACCCAATAGCCATATGTGTTTATGTTAGTTGTTGAGTGATGTTTTTGACGATGTTCGCTTTGAATTAAACAGATGGTGATGATGGGATGAATGATGTGGGAAATGCGAAAACAAGAGAAGATGTTCCGCCGTCGATAAAAAACACACAATGTACGTTTTGAAAAAAATGATGTTTTAATTGTAAACTGTTTGCTTATAAGAAAGGATTAAAAATTGATATTTGTTTGCAGACCAGGATGTTAATGATAGTCAACTTGTCGTACACCCATCCGTCAATATAACATCAGAAAAAGGTATTATGTTGAAGTGTTAATATTTTGAAGTAGTtgtttactaaaacaaatattaaaaATTGTTGTAGATCGGCTGCGAGACCCGGATGACGATTTTGTCGACACCCCACCACTGGGTAAACGACGGAAATCGGCTGCCAAAAGAGGAACGTCTTGTGGAATGCATCAACAAGTGAGACAGCCATATAAGCCATTCACGGGTGCACGGATCAGGCCAAAAATAGGTATCGACAATCTGATAACACTAGCATCCGGCCTAAATGAGGAACAAGGTCAGAAAGTGGATGAAATTGGGTTTGGGTCGATATTTGGT comes from the Helianthus annuus cultivar XRQ/B chromosome 4, HanXRQr2.0-SUNRISE, whole genome shotgun sequence genome and includes:
- the LOC110936650 gene encoding uncharacterized protein LOC110936650 isoform X1 encodes the protein MYKSRFKNTIDRPLVCSDSETSNKDDKDGDDGMNDVGNAKTREDVPPSIKNTQYQDVNDSQLVVHPSVNITSEKDRLRDPDDDFVDTPPLGKRRKSAAKRGTSCGMHQQVRQPYKPFTGARIRPKIGIDNLITLASGLNEEQGQKVDEIGFGSIFGYKVTGVPTALANWLVTNYDPDNGILNVDGGRTVNISSELVRSVFGLPMGPTDLAEKKSEQKEGCCCPSVQRSV